The genome window ttaaaaaaataattgttagtgtgacatacatatatatttttataagaaaaccatgtcagtaaaattaatattaatttttccattcattttagaaaaaaattaaaaaatatttaacaaacaaTACATCATTTTCAACCCATActtcattttccaaatttaatatttttatacatgcAATGTTTATAAATTGATCACCTCCGCACAGTCCTTCCGCCATATTTTCTTTGCCAAAATGTGTTCCAAATCCAAGGCCATCGCCTCCTGCATCATCATCgtcttcctcctcctcttcaCATTTTCTTCTTGTGCTTCAGCCGCCCGCCCTCAACCTGCAGCTCCATACGCACATCATGCTACTCCAATCAAAGTTCAATACCTGGTATTTGTAAATACATACAAAAATCTCTCTCCTTTTTCTTCCTGCTCATCATCAAGACATCAACAActgtttatataattaatttgttgaagGAAGGGAAGGTCTTCTACTGATTTGATTCTTTGGTTTGCAGGTTGAAGAAGATAGCTGCGATGGAATAGAGGAAGAAGAACGCCTGATGAGAAGAACACTTGCTGCTCACCTTGATTACATCTACACCCAGAAGAACACCAACCCCTGATTTTCACTTCCCACCTCCACGCTTTTACTTTACATGTACATGAACTTGTGTATCATGTTCGATCTTTagttttggatgtttttattatatatgtactGAATAAGCTTAGTGTTGGATTCTTCTATTCATGTAGGTCAACCTTTCTGGTTGTGAGCTCTGTAATACGTATGTTCATGTCCCCGATATATTCTCTCTATAATATTCGTGTCTGATATATAAATCATTTGCAATATTATCGTACCaccattttacatatatattacatacacaaacaattatattaattcaatatgtaaataaatatatacaattgaatcaaaattaaaatttaatgtgtacatttgaaccacaattaaaGTTATGTATTGAATTGCACATTAAAACAAAGTTCATGTGCGGTTTCGATATTAGATGCTATGTTTGCCAGTGAACCAAGTAATGATACATAGCCAAAAATGTAGGCTCATTAAGGGATAGATGTTGGTCACAAGTTTTAAAATTGCTCCATCCCCAGGGTGAGGATCAAACTCTCAACCACTGGTTAAGATAAGAAAGACCCCTTACTATCTCACCTAACTACCGTAATTAGAATTCGATTATTTTAACCAAATGAGAATAATATATAGTAAATAAAAAGGTAGGACTAGGTGAATGCCTGACTTTTTCCATCTTCACATTGAATTATCCTTTGGTTGTTTCTTCTCTAGCACCAATGTAATAAACAAGAGCTAAATCCTCAATTTTGGGGTGCATAAAATCcggtaaaaaattaaataaatgtacttaattgctaaaatacaaaataaggTCATCTCTATTCTTTCATCATTCGGTCATTAATTTGCAAGTAAAAACAAGGATTAGCTAATAACCAAGCAAACATTTAGTTTAAATTAGTAAACatcatcataattttatatattataaagaaaattatctTCTATGATCACTTTAGTTTTAGATTTCAAGAGTGTATACTTGGATTTTCAGTATCGGTATTCATATTGAGTTTCGATTAAATTTAGAGTTGAGTCAAATCGGACTCTTAAAACGAGGGACAAAGTTTTCCCGAAGctgttttttccttttacatTACTCAAACTCAAAACATTACTTAAGAGACCTTAGCTGATACATATCTTTTAAAATGTAAGTATTATTGGAAAAATCTTTGTTATTGTTTAGTCCCTTAGACCCTATGGTGAAGGAATGCACATTGGACTTGGACCATATTGCAATAAAATCTTGTTTTATGGaccaaattaaactaattataaatGCAGTTGGTACATTTATAAAGACCCATCTTCTTCAGCCACATAAAGTCACATGGCTAACAAGCTCTTGCTCTTATCTAGTTTAGGGTCgaaaatgaataatttgatTGTTATATATCAACCATCCAATTGAGAGACCATAATTGCTATggcaaccatagccacaagtgCTTCAAAGTTGATTGTTATATATCATACTAGTTTTTTTCTGCATCGATTCATCGtataaatgtattaattaaaataggttTAAATACTCATCTAACTTCTAAATTTGTCACTTTTTTAAGTTCATACTTATggggtttttttct of Gossypium raimondii isolate GPD5lz chromosome 3, ASM2569854v1, whole genome shotgun sequence contains these proteins:
- the LOC105795163 gene encoding phytosulfokines, whose product is MCSKSKAIASCIIIVFLLLFTFSSCASAARPQPAAPYAHHATPIKVQYLVEEDSCDGIEEEERLMRRTLAAHLDYIYTQKNTNP